The Henckelia pumila isolate YLH828 chromosome 2, ASM3356847v2, whole genome shotgun sequence genome includes a window with the following:
- the LOC140880857 gene encoding PX domain-containing protein EREX isoform X2: MNLYGINYSLFDLGFIDPALIESISTPHQTTSDGENQQKEGEFLIGKNKITLSLHRHDGTSPLPLGMDWSPPPRLWDGPNTVWPLDFHTGWSYCVTVPSWTVLSEPGGSEPVVFYRVQVGLQSPEGVTTTRGVQRRFRDFLKLGSALKRSFHNKKLPTAPSKRLLKIKGREILEERRCSLEEWMTKVLSDIDISRSAPSACFLELEAAASESSHQVLDMKSSCIIGTSSDPSDASVIAVNSQLTSNFGDDSINETPEALSPRLTETTVNESLWSREGNQRINNAVAMDEICLGDSPSDVSSLWDIHRQCSSSSQISGSSEPTEFRNTLSISGSQLSHDTLVILPAEEQQKMNKLLVAMQQRLVTSKTDMEDLIARLNQEIAVRQYLITKAKDLEIELESTKKSGKENLEKAIIDERERFTQAQWDMEDISRKCLEMELRLKAEQDEKIVAEATKSSIVQENEELRKELDSAREQLKNLKKSQEDSDLKSKSDVKLLVKEVKTLRSSQSELRQELDRMVKEKTELERRLQMEKQKTEHTKAADANLLHECEILRGRLEECSVHFLIEEENKLKMDTSYPSDAVDILTTSDNRIGLLLAEAQLLAQEVESSSVTSREGGSSSDLELRKMLCSVFMDNAILRKRVNSIVRCTLGTNNNMSEAGQEEPPSRKAILGKFLEK, translated from the exons ATGAATCTGTACGGTATCAATTACTCACTCTTCGACCTTGGCTTCATCGATCCCGCTTTGATCGAATCCATTTCAACCCCTCATCAGACCACCAGTGATGGGGAAAACCAGCAAAAGGAAGGAGAATTTTTAATTGGGAAAAACAAGATTACCCTTTCTCTGCACCGGCACGATGGCACTTCGCCGCTGCcacttgggatggattggagcCCTCCTCCCCGTTTGTGG GATGGGCCAAATACAGTCTGGCCGCTTGATTTTCACACTGGCTGGAGTTATTGTGTTACTGTTCCTTCTTGGACTGTCTTATCTGAACCAGGAGGTTCAGAGCCTGTTGTG TTTTACAGGGTTCAAGTAGGTTTGCAGTCACCGGAAGGGGTTACCACCACACGAGGAGTGCAAAGAAGATTCAGGGATTTCTTGAAGCTTGGCTCTGCT CTCAAAAGGTCTTTTCACAATAAAAAATTGCCCACGGCTCCTTCAAAGAGGCTCTTGAAAATTAAAGGCAGGGAAATTTTGGAGGAA CGTAGGTGCTCTTTGGAGGAATGGATGACAAAGGTACTCTCTGATATTGATATCTCAAGAAGCGCTCCTTCAGCATGCTTTCTTGAGTTAGAAGCGGCTGCAAG TGAGTCAAGTCATCAGGTGCTGGACATGAAGTCGAGTTGCATTATTGGCACTTCATCAGATCCATCAGATGCTTCAGTGATTGCAGTCAACTCACAACTGACATCAAATTTTGGTGATGATTCTATTAATGAGACACCTGAGGCTCTGTCGCCCAG ACTGACAGAAACAACTGTAAATGAATCCTTGTGGTCACGCGAAGGTAATCAGAGAATTAATAATGCCGTAGCAATGGATGAGATTTGTCTAGGTGATTCACCAAGTGATGTTTCAAGTTTGTGGGATATCCACCGGCAGTGTAGTTCTTCATCTCAAATTTCTGGAAGCTCTGAACCAACAGAATTCAGGAACACACTTTCCATATCAGGTTCACAATTGTCACACGATACGCTGGTAATTCTTCCAGCAGAAGAGCAGCAGAAGATGAACAAACTTCTAGTTGCCATGCAACAGCGGTTAGTCACATCAAAAACAGATATGGAAGATCTCATAGCTAGATtaaatcaagaaattgctgTAAGACAGTATCTAATTACAAAG GCCAAAGATTTGGAAATTGAACTTGAGTCTACAAAGAAGAGTGGGAAAGAAAATCTGGAGAAGGCTATAATTGATGAAAGGGAAAGATTTACTCAAGCTCAGTGGGATATGGAGGACATCAGTAGAAAATGCTTGGAGATGGAGTTGAGGTTGAAAGCTGAACAG GATGAAAAAATTGTCGCTGAAGCAACAAAGTCTTCAATCGTTCAAGAGAATGAAGAATTACGGAAAGAGTTGGATTCTGCAAGAGAGCAACTAAAGAACTTGAAGAAAAGTCAAGAAGATTCAGACTTGAAATCAAAGTCAGATGTTAAACTTCTTGTAAAAGAGGTTAAGACTCTTCGGAGTTCTCAATCGGAACTGAGGCAGGAGCTTGACAGAATGGTAAAAGAAAAAACAGAATTGGAG AGGAGACTACAAATGGAAAAGCAGAAAACTGAACACACTAAAGCTGCCGATGCAAATTTGCTACATGAGTGCGAAATTCTTCGCGGTCGGCTTGAAGAATGCAGTGTTCATTTTCTCATCGAGGAAGAAAACAAACTAAAGATGGATACTTCATATCCCTCTGATGCTGTCGATATATTGACTACTTCGGACAATCGCATCGGTCTTCTTCTTGCAGAG GCACAGCTTCTTGCTCAAGAAGTTGAATCGTCATCCGTAACAAGTCGCGAAGGTGGAAGTTCAAGTGACCTTGAGCTGAGGAAGATGCTATGTAGTGTTTTTATGGACAATGCCATTTTAAGGAAACGGGTCAATTCTATAGTCCGGTGCACACTCGGTACAAACAATAATATGTCTGAAGCAGGACAAGAAGAGCCCCCTTCACGTAAAGCTATTCTCGGCAAATTCTTGGAGAAGTAA
- the LOC140880857 gene encoding PX domain-containing protein EREX isoform X1 yields the protein MNLYGINYSLFDLGFIDPALIESISTPHQTTSDGENQQKEGEFLIGKNKITLSLHRHDGTSPLPLGMDWSPPPRLWDGPNTVWPLDFHTGWSYCVTVPSWTVLSEPGGSEPVVFYRVQVGLQSPEGVTTTRGVQRRFRDFLKLGSALKRSFHNKKLPTAPSKRLLKIKGREILEERRCSLEEWMTKVLSDIDISRSAPSACFLELEAAARSAFSESSHQVLDMKSSCIIGTSSDPSDASVIAVNSQLTSNFGDDSINETPEALSPRLTETTVNESLWSREGNQRINNAVAMDEICLGDSPSDVSSLWDIHRQCSSSSQISGSSEPTEFRNTLSISGSQLSHDTLVILPAEEQQKMNKLLVAMQQRLVTSKTDMEDLIARLNQEIAVRQYLITKAKDLEIELESTKKSGKENLEKAIIDERERFTQAQWDMEDISRKCLEMELRLKAEQDEKIVAEATKSSIVQENEELRKELDSAREQLKNLKKSQEDSDLKSKSDVKLLVKEVKTLRSSQSELRQELDRMVKEKTELERRLQMEKQKTEHTKAADANLLHECEILRGRLEECSVHFLIEEENKLKMDTSYPSDAVDILTTSDNRIGLLLAEAQLLAQEVESSSVTSREGGSSSDLELRKMLCSVFMDNAILRKRVNSIVRCTLGTNNNMSEAGQEEPPSRKAILGKFLEK from the exons ATGAATCTGTACGGTATCAATTACTCACTCTTCGACCTTGGCTTCATCGATCCCGCTTTGATCGAATCCATTTCAACCCCTCATCAGACCACCAGTGATGGGGAAAACCAGCAAAAGGAAGGAGAATTTTTAATTGGGAAAAACAAGATTACCCTTTCTCTGCACCGGCACGATGGCACTTCGCCGCTGCcacttgggatggattggagcCCTCCTCCCCGTTTGTGG GATGGGCCAAATACAGTCTGGCCGCTTGATTTTCACACTGGCTGGAGTTATTGTGTTACTGTTCCTTCTTGGACTGTCTTATCTGAACCAGGAGGTTCAGAGCCTGTTGTG TTTTACAGGGTTCAAGTAGGTTTGCAGTCACCGGAAGGGGTTACCACCACACGAGGAGTGCAAAGAAGATTCAGGGATTTCTTGAAGCTTGGCTCTGCT CTCAAAAGGTCTTTTCACAATAAAAAATTGCCCACGGCTCCTTCAAAGAGGCTCTTGAAAATTAAAGGCAGGGAAATTTTGGAGGAA CGTAGGTGCTCTTTGGAGGAATGGATGACAAAGGTACTCTCTGATATTGATATCTCAAGAAGCGCTCCTTCAGCATGCTTTCTTGAGTTAGAAGCGGCTGCAAGGTCAG CGTTCAGTGAGTCAAGTCATCAGGTGCTGGACATGAAGTCGAGTTGCATTATTGGCACTTCATCAGATCCATCAGATGCTTCAGTGATTGCAGTCAACTCACAACTGACATCAAATTTTGGTGATGATTCTATTAATGAGACACCTGAGGCTCTGTCGCCCAG ACTGACAGAAACAACTGTAAATGAATCCTTGTGGTCACGCGAAGGTAATCAGAGAATTAATAATGCCGTAGCAATGGATGAGATTTGTCTAGGTGATTCACCAAGTGATGTTTCAAGTTTGTGGGATATCCACCGGCAGTGTAGTTCTTCATCTCAAATTTCTGGAAGCTCTGAACCAACAGAATTCAGGAACACACTTTCCATATCAGGTTCACAATTGTCACACGATACGCTGGTAATTCTTCCAGCAGAAGAGCAGCAGAAGATGAACAAACTTCTAGTTGCCATGCAACAGCGGTTAGTCACATCAAAAACAGATATGGAAGATCTCATAGCTAGATtaaatcaagaaattgctgTAAGACAGTATCTAATTACAAAG GCCAAAGATTTGGAAATTGAACTTGAGTCTACAAAGAAGAGTGGGAAAGAAAATCTGGAGAAGGCTATAATTGATGAAAGGGAAAGATTTACTCAAGCTCAGTGGGATATGGAGGACATCAGTAGAAAATGCTTGGAGATGGAGTTGAGGTTGAAAGCTGAACAG GATGAAAAAATTGTCGCTGAAGCAACAAAGTCTTCAATCGTTCAAGAGAATGAAGAATTACGGAAAGAGTTGGATTCTGCAAGAGAGCAACTAAAGAACTTGAAGAAAAGTCAAGAAGATTCAGACTTGAAATCAAAGTCAGATGTTAAACTTCTTGTAAAAGAGGTTAAGACTCTTCGGAGTTCTCAATCGGAACTGAGGCAGGAGCTTGACAGAATGGTAAAAGAAAAAACAGAATTGGAG AGGAGACTACAAATGGAAAAGCAGAAAACTGAACACACTAAAGCTGCCGATGCAAATTTGCTACATGAGTGCGAAATTCTTCGCGGTCGGCTTGAAGAATGCAGTGTTCATTTTCTCATCGAGGAAGAAAACAAACTAAAGATGGATACTTCATATCCCTCTGATGCTGTCGATATATTGACTACTTCGGACAATCGCATCGGTCTTCTTCTTGCAGAG GCACAGCTTCTTGCTCAAGAAGTTGAATCGTCATCCGTAACAAGTCGCGAAGGTGGAAGTTCAAGTGACCTTGAGCTGAGGAAGATGCTATGTAGTGTTTTTATGGACAATGCCATTTTAAGGAAACGGGTCAATTCTATAGTCCGGTGCACACTCGGTACAAACAATAATATGTCTGAAGCAGGACAAGAAGAGCCCCCTTCACGTAAAGCTATTCTCGGCAAATTCTTGGAGAAGTAA
- the LOC140880857 gene encoding PX domain-containing protein EREX isoform X3: MEFFYDLLSSIILIVVLKRSFHNKKLPTAPSKRLLKIKGREILEERRCSLEEWMTKVLSDIDISRSAPSACFLELEAAARSAFSESSHQVLDMKSSCIIGTSSDPSDASVIAVNSQLTSNFGDDSINETPEALSPRLTETTVNESLWSREGNQRINNAVAMDEICLGDSPSDVSSLWDIHRQCSSSSQISGSSEPTEFRNTLSISGSQLSHDTLVILPAEEQQKMNKLLVAMQQRLVTSKTDMEDLIARLNQEIAVRQYLITKAKDLEIELESTKKSGKENLEKAIIDERERFTQAQWDMEDISRKCLEMELRLKAEQDEKIVAEATKSSIVQENEELRKELDSAREQLKNLKKSQEDSDLKSKSDVKLLVKEVKTLRSSQSELRQELDRMVKEKTELERRLQMEKQKTEHTKAADANLLHECEILRGRLEECSVHFLIEEENKLKMDTSYPSDAVDILTTSDNRIGLLLAEAQLLAQEVESSSVTSREGGSSSDLELRKMLCSVFMDNAILRKRVNSIVRCTLGTNNNMSEAGQEEPPSRKAILGKFLEK; the protein is encoded by the exons ATGGAATTCTTTTATGATTTGCTATCTTCTATAATATTGATAGTAGTG CTCAAAAGGTCTTTTCACAATAAAAAATTGCCCACGGCTCCTTCAAAGAGGCTCTTGAAAATTAAAGGCAGGGAAATTTTGGAGGAA CGTAGGTGCTCTTTGGAGGAATGGATGACAAAGGTACTCTCTGATATTGATATCTCAAGAAGCGCTCCTTCAGCATGCTTTCTTGAGTTAGAAGCGGCTGCAAGGTCAG CGTTCAGTGAGTCAAGTCATCAGGTGCTGGACATGAAGTCGAGTTGCATTATTGGCACTTCATCAGATCCATCAGATGCTTCAGTGATTGCAGTCAACTCACAACTGACATCAAATTTTGGTGATGATTCTATTAATGAGACACCTGAGGCTCTGTCGCCCAG ACTGACAGAAACAACTGTAAATGAATCCTTGTGGTCACGCGAAGGTAATCAGAGAATTAATAATGCCGTAGCAATGGATGAGATTTGTCTAGGTGATTCACCAAGTGATGTTTCAAGTTTGTGGGATATCCACCGGCAGTGTAGTTCTTCATCTCAAATTTCTGGAAGCTCTGAACCAACAGAATTCAGGAACACACTTTCCATATCAGGTTCACAATTGTCACACGATACGCTGGTAATTCTTCCAGCAGAAGAGCAGCAGAAGATGAACAAACTTCTAGTTGCCATGCAACAGCGGTTAGTCACATCAAAAACAGATATGGAAGATCTCATAGCTAGATtaaatcaagaaattgctgTAAGACAGTATCTAATTACAAAG GCCAAAGATTTGGAAATTGAACTTGAGTCTACAAAGAAGAGTGGGAAAGAAAATCTGGAGAAGGCTATAATTGATGAAAGGGAAAGATTTACTCAAGCTCAGTGGGATATGGAGGACATCAGTAGAAAATGCTTGGAGATGGAGTTGAGGTTGAAAGCTGAACAG GATGAAAAAATTGTCGCTGAAGCAACAAAGTCTTCAATCGTTCAAGAGAATGAAGAATTACGGAAAGAGTTGGATTCTGCAAGAGAGCAACTAAAGAACTTGAAGAAAAGTCAAGAAGATTCAGACTTGAAATCAAAGTCAGATGTTAAACTTCTTGTAAAAGAGGTTAAGACTCTTCGGAGTTCTCAATCGGAACTGAGGCAGGAGCTTGACAGAATGGTAAAAGAAAAAACAGAATTGGAG AGGAGACTACAAATGGAAAAGCAGAAAACTGAACACACTAAAGCTGCCGATGCAAATTTGCTACATGAGTGCGAAATTCTTCGCGGTCGGCTTGAAGAATGCAGTGTTCATTTTCTCATCGAGGAAGAAAACAAACTAAAGATGGATACTTCATATCCCTCTGATGCTGTCGATATATTGACTACTTCGGACAATCGCATCGGTCTTCTTCTTGCAGAG GCACAGCTTCTTGCTCAAGAAGTTGAATCGTCATCCGTAACAAGTCGCGAAGGTGGAAGTTCAAGTGACCTTGAGCTGAGGAAGATGCTATGTAGTGTTTTTATGGACAATGCCATTTTAAGGAAACGGGTCAATTCTATAGTCCGGTGCACACTCGGTACAAACAATAATATGTCTGAAGCAGGACAAGAAGAGCCCCCTTCACGTAAAGCTATTCTCGGCAAATTCTTGGAGAAGTAA
- the LOC140885250 gene encoding uncharacterized protein yields MKRAASQPLLRYFQKQDAEEEEEEQSGLNKGKSLRDIDSIAKQVSCMTIHKKESKKSHEELCSLEKYGGGAWRQEQRTGAARLKKQLKSRWTIQKLIDEQLTRFQAHYITAMSPTKLSDMAQFIMPKWSPALELAAVSWLGDWRPSTVLELVRSLINSLSNPVGVERALSQLINEIRIEEAVIDEEMAEIQATCVLHLPFGPVKGSRTDLACVKSEFKKIYRVVAKAQSLRLKAVELLVKKVLCQTDAAEFLVAFVGIQDVIHEVALKASKGPVRIKELGV; encoded by the exons ATGAAGAGAGCTGCGTCTCAACCCCTTCT GAGATATTTTCAAAAGCAAGatgcagaagaagaagaagaagaacaaagTGGCTTAAACAAAGGGAAATCGCTGAGAGATATCGACTCCATCGCCAAGCAAGTCTCCTGCATGACAATACACAAGAAAGAATCCAAGAAATCAC ACGAGGAGTTGTGTTCTTTGGAAAAATATGGAGGAGGAGCATGGAGGCAAGAGCAGAGGACTGGAGCAGCGAGGCTAAAGAAACAGCTTAAATCAAGATGGACTATTCAGAAACTGATTGATGAACAGCTCACCCGATTTCAGGCACATTACATTACGGCTATGAGCCCAACTAAACTATCAGATATGGCTCAATTTATCATGCCCAAGTGGTCTCCTGCCCTCGAACTGGCCGCGGTCTCATGGCTCGGCGACTGGCGGCCGTCCACCGTCCTGGAGCTGGTACGGTCATTGATCAACTCCTTATCCAACCCTGTTGGAGTAGAACGCGCCCTGTCACAGCTGATCAATGAGATACGCATCGAGGAGGCAGTGATCGACGAGGAAATGGCTGAGATTCAAGCCACTTGTGTCCTTCACCTCCCATTCGGCCCAGTCAAGGGAAGTAGGACAGATTTGGCTTGTGTCAAGTCTGAGTTCAAGAAAATTTATCGAGTCGTAGCCAAGGCACAAAGCCTCAG GCTAAAAGCAGTGGAGTTACTGGTTAAGAAGGTTTTATGCCAGACCGACGCAGCTGAGTTCCTCGTTGCATTCGTCGGAATCCAGGATGTGATCCATGAAGTCGCTTTGAAAGCGAGTAAGGGTCCAGTTCGTATCAAGGAGCTTGGAGTTTAG
- the LOC140882259 gene encoding PTI1-like tyrosine-protein kinase At3g15890, whose amino-acid sequence MDFCSMFCCAKGSDLKKQGKKESTWRIFALKELQLATNNFNYDNKLGEGGFGSVYWGQLRDGSQIAVKRLKSWSNKAEMEFSVEVETLARVQHKNLLSLRGYSAEGQERLIVYDYMTNLSLLSHLHGQHSAECLLDWNRRMTIVVGAAEGISYLHHCTNPHIIHRDVKASNVLLDGDFKAKVADFGFAKFIPDGLTHVTTRVKGTLGYLAPEYAMLGKASESCDVYSFGILLLEIASGKKPLEKVNSTMKRPITDWALPLACERKFSEIADSRLDGKYVEEELKRVVFVGLICAQSRPVKRPTMLEVVELLKGEKEKFAALENDEMFKSTTVVDSSAEDSLEFVSDENEPKQEIESVK is encoded by the exons ATGGATTTTTGCTCGATGTTTTGTTGCGCAAAGGGTTCAGATCT GAAAAAACAAGGGAAAAAGGAGTCGACATGGAGGATTTTTGCTCTGAAAGAGTTGCAGTTGGCtactaataattttaattatgatAACAAGCTTGGAGAAGGTGGATTTGGTAGTGTGTATTGGGGTCAGCTCAGGGATGGTTCTCAG ATAGCTGTGAAAAGGTTAAAGTCATGGAGTAACAAAGCAGAGATGGAGTTTTCTGTTGAGGTTGAGACTCTAGCTCGAGTACAGCACAAGAATTTGCTGAGTTTACGTGGCTATAGTGCAGAAGGGCAAGAACGCTTGATTGTCTATGATTACATGACGAATCTCAGCTTACTCTCCCATCTTCATGGGCAACATTCTGCAGAATGCCTTCTTGACTGGAATAGGAGAATGACCATTGTTGTTGGGGCTGCTGAAGGCATTTC CTATCTACATCACTGCACAAACCCACACATAATCCACAGAGACGTTAAAGCTAGCAATGTGTTGCTAGATGGAGATTTCAAAGCAAAAGTTGCGGACTTTGGATTTGCAAAGTTCATACCTGATGGTTTGACACATGTAACAACCAGAGTTAAGGGTACGCTTGGCTATCTAGCCCCTGAATATGCAATGTTAGGAAAAGCGTCGGAAAGCTGTGATGTTTACAGCTTTGGCATTCTTCTGCTCGAGATTGCTAGTGGCAAGAAACCCCTAGAGAAGGTGAATTCCACCATGAAGAGACCTATCACAGATTGGGCTCTTCCTTTGGCGTGTGAAAGAAAGTTCAGTGAAATTGCAGATTCAAGGCTTGATGGGAAATACGTGGAGGAAGAATTAAAAAGGGTCGTTTTTGTTGGACTGATATGTGCCCAAAGTCGACCCGTGAAGAGACCAACGATGCTTGAGGTGGTTGAACTGCTGAAAGGGGAAAAGGAAAAGTTTGCAGCTCTTGAAAATGATGAAATGTTCAAGAGCACTACAGTTGTAGATTCGAGTGCTGAAGACAGCTTGGAATTCGTCTCAGACGAGAATGAGCCTAAACAAGAGATCGAAAGTGTGAAATAG